From Methanothrix sp.:
CCTTCGGCGAGATCCTTAGCACGCTCTTCCCGTCGCTCTCACCTATGGGCTCCAAGACGTACATCTCAAGCGCATTTTTTAGATCATCGCCAAGAGCATCCCGAAGCTGGTCAAGTGTCCAGAGATAGTATCCGCCCTCGATTCCATCGCTCTCCGCGTCGAGCGCTGAGCAGAACGCACCCTCCGGGGATACCAGCTCATCAGCGACGAAACCCAGGATCTCGTCTGCCACAATCGCATAATCCCTCTTTCCAGTGGCCTGGAACGCCTCAAGATACGCCAGTGACATCAGCGCCTGGTCGTAGAGCATCTTCTCGAAGTGGGGCACGCCCCAGCTCGCGTCTGTTGAGTATCTGTGGAAGCCATACGCGAGCTGGTCGTATATGCCGCCGCATCGCATCTCCCTGAGCGTAAGCTCCACCATCTCCAGCGCCTTGCTCTCCCCGGTTCTCTCCCAGTACCTGAGGAGGAAGAGCAGATTCTGTGCCAGGGGGAACTTCGGGGCTCTCCCAAAACCTCCGTGGGCCCAGTCGAAGATCCCTGAAAGCGCGAGGTACGCTCTGCTCAAAGAGCTCTCATCCGCAATCGTCTCAGGGGAGTGCACATCAGACTTTCGCATTGCGTTCAGCACTTCGGATCCGAGGGCTGTGAGCTCGGATCTCCGGTTTCTCCAGAGCTCCTCGACCAGCGGTACAAGCTCCCTGAGCCCCATCATACCGAGCCGTCCCTCCCTCGGGATGTATGTGGCTGCAAAAAAGGGGATGCCATCTGGGGACATTATTATCGTCAGAGGCCATCCGCCCCTGCCGCTCATTATCTGACAGGCCTCCATGTAGATCGCGTCGATGTCAGGTCTCTCCTCCCTGTCCACCTTCACGCATACAAATGCCCTGTTCAGCATCTCGGCGATCTCCTCATCCTCAAAGGACTCCCTGGCCATCACATGGCACCAGTGGCACGTGGAGTATCCTATCGAGAGAAATACCGGCCTGTCCTCAGCTCTAGCGCGCTCGAAGGCCTCGGGAGACCAGGGATACCAGTCCACGGGATTGTACGCATGCTGCCGGAGGTAAGGGCTCGACTCTCCGGCGAGACGGTTTGGTTTGCGGTCCATATAAGTTTAGAAGTAATTTCACGTAAATTGCTTTCTGTATCCATCATCGATGACGGGTCAGGAAACTTCATTCCTGACCCTCCCGATATCCCTCCTGAGATCATCGCTCATGCTCGCCCCGTCGAGGTTCTGCCGCGCCAGGCTCTCGAGCGTCGGTCTGTCGTACTTTATGCCATCGAGCTTTGCCCCGCGCAGATCGACGTTTGTAAATCCTACCGCGTAGAGCTCAGAGTCGCGCAGATCTGCTCCGGCGAGGCTTGTGTTGGTGAGATACACACCTGTCGCCTTTATCCTCCTGAGGTCTGCCATGCTCAGATCTGAGTTCTCGAACATAACCCCTCTCAGGATCGCATTTCTCATCTTCACGGATCTCATCACAGTGTTTGATTCGTACAGTGCCTCAAGTCGGCATCCGGACATATCTGCTCCGCTTAGGTCTGCCTGACCGAGTTTGACGCTGCGAATCACTAGCTCTGACATTCTCGCGCCTCTGAGAATCGCCCCGCTGAAGTCAGCATCGTCCAGCTTCGCGCCCGTGAGATCCGCTCCCGAGAGGTTCGCCCTCAGGGCATATGCTTTCACAAGGTCTGCACCGCTAAGGTCAGCGCCACTCAGATCTGCCCCGAAAAGCTCGGCTCTTGTTAGAAAAGCTCCTGCTAATCTGCTCTCTCTCAGATCCACCCAGTTCGCCCGCACGCCGAGCATGTTCGCCCTTGTTAGAATCATGTCATGCATCCTCGCCTGGGTTAGATCCGCGCCGATGAGCCTGGCGCCGCTCAGAT
This genomic window contains:
- a CDS encoding thioredoxin domain-containing protein, whose translation is MDRKPNRLAGESSPYLRQHAYNPVDWYPWSPEAFERARAEDRPVFLSIGYSTCHWCHVMARESFEDEEIAEMLNRAFVCVKVDREERPDIDAIYMEACQIMSGRGGWPLTIIMSPDGIPFFAATYIPREGRLGMMGLRELVPLVEELWRNRRSELTALGSEVLNAMRKSDVHSPETIADESSLSRAYLALSGIFDWAHGGFGRAPKFPLAQNLLFLLRYWERTGESKALEMVELTLREMRCGGIYDQLAYGFHRYSTDASWGVPHFEKMLYDQALMSLAYLEAFQATGKRDYAIVADEILGFVADELVSPEGAFCSALDAESDGIEGGYYLWTLDQLRDALGDDLKNALEMYVLEPIGESDGKSVLRISPK